In one window of Deinococcus aerius DNA:
- a CDS encoding BTAD domain-containing putative transcriptional regulator has translation MAAVTSDWREHAPLRRARPPQVRGAVARPRLLALLRSARVVGVVAPAGYGKTTALAAHLPELGRACWLTLDADDADPQVFVAGLAVAVAGLPGGEAPGALLDAGASPRRVAARVADVLDAAGALLVLDEAQQLSGPLTGGVLHELLGGRVALLSRTPLTSPELTRLELTGDYVRVSAPDLAFTRDEFAELLAAHGVTAGDAEVRLAHAVTEGWPIAARFLAQAAAQGRVRLAALGNLDGGEPQLGTLFAYLAQEVLGPLDPGLRALLTRSSVFEELTPELLEGVLDEARAGTLLGALASGGTFLTRTGDTYRAHPLLRAHLRGLLAPGEGRGIAARGAAYFERTGRPRRALAAHLQAGNTGRAAELLAEYGGRWLDQGRVTLVERSLAPLPERDWTPALHALAGDALRLSSRYAEALEAYGRAGPLARALGEAQVALDTVQPDLAWEPLDTAEVLATGAQAARVQRMRAENYLNAGDPARALALHPDLALGARYALRSGRLQDALALSLDAARGEAGGARAAQNHREGLLLASFLHAVLGQPGEAARRAREGLAEGERLESRFVRSLALARLGHAEVTAGRGDEARAAYEASLALAQDVVPRLQVEPRLGLAYLDARAGLPGDAAGQEARALARAGGDRYVMGLTRLTAALGRLHGGDPAGALPGLRAAHEVFGTCGDAFGTAAAALALYAATGQEEDAPGAARALSAFPFLLARRSLLSPAPERAARAALLARLAAHTPDAAAGWLPVARALGYGRLPTPGEVPGVDVRVQVLGRVSVTRGGQAAREWGRARARDLLALLAVHEGGLAREAAQEALFPNADPQVGERNFRVTLHALGQVLEEGVTSGTFLERGDWLRLRPGPDLGIDLFGARAHLSAPPGTPGRAEALLALPAGLADSDLEAVRSEAQRYAALLPEALASEADHALHAARPDLAARLADRALTLDPAHEPAARALMRAHHARANPAAAARTYASLRAALAELGLTPLPETETLHRALAGQEW, from the coding sequence ATGGCGGCCGTGACCTCGGACTGGCGTGAACACGCCCCCCTGCGGCGGGCGCGGCCTCCCCAAGTGCGGGGGGCGGTGGCCCGGCCCCGGCTGCTGGCGCTGCTGCGCTCGGCCCGCGTGGTGGGGGTGGTGGCGCCCGCGGGATACGGCAAGACGACCGCGCTGGCGGCCCACCTGCCGGAACTCGGGCGGGCGTGCTGGCTGACCCTCGACGCGGACGACGCCGATCCGCAGGTGTTCGTGGCGGGGCTGGCGGTGGCGGTGGCCGGGCTGCCCGGCGGGGAGGCGCCCGGGGCGCTCCTGGACGCGGGCGCCTCGCCCCGGCGGGTGGCCGCGCGAGTGGCGGACGTGCTTGACGCGGCGGGGGCCCTGCTCGTCCTCGACGAGGCGCAGCAGCTCTCGGGACCGCTGACCGGCGGGGTGCTGCATGAGCTGCTGGGCGGCCGGGTGGCGCTGCTCTCGCGCACGCCGCTGACCAGCCCCGAGCTGACCCGGCTGGAGCTGACCGGGGACTACGTGCGGGTCTCCGCCCCCGACCTCGCCTTTACCCGGGACGAGTTCGCCGAGCTGCTCGCCGCGCACGGGGTGACGGCGGGGGACGCGGAGGTGCGGCTCGCGCACGCGGTCACGGAGGGCTGGCCCATCGCGGCGCGCTTCCTGGCCCAGGCGGCGGCGCAGGGCCGGGTGCGGCTCGCGGCCCTGGGGAACCTCGACGGCGGGGAGCCGCAACTCGGCACGCTGTTCGCCTACCTCGCGCAGGAGGTGCTGGGGCCACTCGACCCCGGCCTCCGGGCCCTGCTCACGCGCAGCAGCGTGTTCGAGGAACTCACGCCCGAGCTGCTGGAGGGCGTGCTGGACGAGGCCCGGGCGGGGACGCTCCTGGGCGCCCTGGCGAGTGGCGGAACCTTCCTGACCCGCACGGGGGACACCTACCGCGCCCACCCCCTGCTGCGCGCCCACCTGCGCGGCCTGCTCGCGCCGGGCGAGGGGCGGGGAATCGCGGCCCGCGGCGCGGCCTACTTCGAGCGGACGGGGCGGCCCCGGCGGGCGCTCGCCGCCCACCTTCAGGCGGGAAACACGGGTCGGGCGGCCGAACTCCTCGCGGAATACGGGGGCCGCTGGCTCGATCAGGGCCGGGTGACGCTCGTGGAGCGCAGCCTGGCCCCGCTGCCGGAGCGGGATTGGACGCCCGCCCTGCACGCCCTGGCGGGCGACGCCCTGCGGCTCTCGTCCCGGTACGCGGAGGCCCTGGAAGCCTACGGGCGGGCGGGCCCCCTCGCCCGCGCCCTGGGTGAGGCGCAGGTGGCCCTCGACACGGTTCAGCCGGACCTGGCCTGGGAACCCTTGGATACGGCGGAGGTCCTGGCGACTGGTGCCCAGGCGGCCAGAGTCCAGCGAATGCGGGCGGAAAATTATCTCAACGCGGGCGATCCCGCCCGGGCGCTCGCCCTGCACCCTGACCTGGCGCTGGGCGCACGCTACGCGCTGCGCTCGGGGCGGCTTCAGGACGCGCTGGCACTCTCCCTGGACGCCGCCCGGGGCGAGGCGGGGGGAGCGCGGGCCGCGCAGAACCACCGGGAGGGCCTGCTCCTCGCCAGCTTCCTGCACGCCGTTCTCGGCCAGCCGGGAGAGGCGGCCCGCCGCGCCCGCGAGGGCCTCGCGGAGGGCGAACGGCTGGAGAGCCGCTTCGTGCGCTCGCTGGCCCTGGCCCGGCTGGGCCACGCGGAGGTGACCGCCGGGCGCGGGGACGAGGCCCGGGCGGCCTACGAGGCGTCGCTCGCCCTCGCGCAGGACGTGGTGCCCCGGCTCCAGGTCGAGCCCAGATTGGGGCTGGCGTACCTCGACGCCCGGGCCGGTCTGCCCGGTGACGCCGCCGGGCAGGAGGCCCGCGCCCTTGCCCGCGCGGGCGGCGACCGCTACGTGATGGGGCTGACCCGGCTTACGGCGGCCCTGGGGCGGCTGCACGGGGGCGACCCGGCGGGGGCATTGCCCGGCCTGCGCGCGGCCCATGAAGTCTTCGGCACCTGCGGGGACGCCTTCGGAACGGCGGCGGCGGCCCTCGCCCTCTACGCGGCGACCGGGCAGGAGGAGGACGCGCCCGGGGCCGCGCGGGCGCTGAGCGCCTTCCCCTTTCTCCTCGCCCGCCGCTCGCTGCTCTCCCCCGCTCCCGAACGCGCCGCGCGGGCCGCACTCCTCGCCCGTCTGGCCGCTCACACGCCGGACGCGGCGGCGGGGTGGCTGCCGGTCGCCCGTGCCCTCGGCTACGGGCGCCTGCCCACCCCCGGCGAGGTGCCCGGCGTGGACGTGCGCGTCCAGGTGCTGGGCCGGGTGAGCGTGACGCGCGGCGGGCAGGCGGCGCGCGAGTGGGGCCGGGCCCGGGCCCGCGACCTCCTCGCGCTGCTCGCCGTCCACGAGGGGGGGCTGGCGCGCGAGGCCGCCCAGGAGGCCCTCTTCCCGAATGCCGACCCGCAGGTGGGCGAGCGCAACTTCCGGGTGACCCTGCACGCGCTGGGGCAGGTGCTGGAGGAGGGCGTGACGAGCGGCACCTTCCTGGAACGCGGCGACTGGCTGCGCCTGCGGCCCGGGCCGGACCTGGGGATCGACCTGTTCGGGGCGCGCGCCCACCTGTCGGCTCCTCCCGGCACCCCGGGCCGCGCCGAGGCCCTGCTCGCCCTGCCCGCGGGGTTGGCCGACAGCGACCTGGAGGCCGTGCGGAGCGAGGCGCAACGTTACGCCGCCCTCCTCCCCGAGGCCCTGGCGTCGGAGGCCGACCACGCCCTGCACGCCGCCCGGCCCGACCTTGCCGCCCGGCTGGCAGACCGGGCACTGACCCTCGACCCCGCCCACGAGCCCGCCGCCCGGGCGCTGATGCGCGCCCACCACGCCCGGGCCAACCCCGCCGCCGCCGCCCGCACCTACGCCTCCCTGCGGGCCGCCCTGGCCGAGCTGGGGCTGACCCCGCTGCCCGAGACGGAGACGCTGCACCGGGCGCTGGCGGGCCAGGAGTGGTGA
- a CDS encoding ParA family protein — protein MKTHRIVITNVSGGEGKTTLARELAYALAGRGFRVGLLDLDPQASLSKSLGLHDEEDSPGWQPQSTVVGVFQQDHAPPLPLPIPVRGVDVWPANDGLSQAEAILSADFARVANLREALDELTSRETYDFLILDTKPQRTNFLAASVAAADHIVVPVSGIKGLENLDMLYKLVKMVRGHAPEIGVRLFVPNRIRAQVNHHKKILGHMEEELSTLATVAPPIRDSLSVMGGAAEVREAVIQYRPGSDIAQDFQAVTDTLLDILGVSRPAPVAP, from the coding sequence ATGAAAACTCACCGCATCGTCATCACCAACGTGTCCGGGGGGGAGGGGAAGACGACGCTGGCGCGGGAGCTCGCCTACGCGCTCGCGGGGCGGGGCTTTCGGGTGGGCCTCCTCGACCTCGACCCCCAGGCCTCGCTGTCCAAAAGCCTCGGCCTGCACGACGAGGAGGACTCGCCCGGGTGGCAGCCCCAGTCCACGGTCGTCGGCGTCTTCCAGCAGGACCATGCCCCGCCGCTTCCCCTGCCCATCCCCGTCCGTGGGGTGGACGTGTGGCCCGCCAACGACGGGCTGAGCCAGGCCGAGGCGATCCTGAGTGCCGACTTCGCCCGGGTCGCCAACCTGCGGGAGGCGCTCGACGAGCTGACGAGCCGGGAAACCTACGACTTCCTGATTCTCGACACCAAGCCGCAGCGGACGAACTTCCTGGCGGCGAGCGTGGCGGCGGCGGATCACATCGTCGTGCCCGTCTCCGGGATCAAGGGCCTGGAGAACCTCGACATGCTCTACAAGCTGGTGAAGATGGTGCGGGGGCACGCGCCGGAGATCGGGGTGCGCCTCTTCGTGCCCAACCGTATCCGGGCGCAGGTTAACCATCACAAGAAGATCCTGGGCCACATGGAGGAGGAACTCTCCACCCTCGCCACGGTCGCGCCCCCGATCCGCGACAGCCTCTCGGTGATGGGCGGGGCGGCCGAGGTGCGCGAGGCGGTCATCCAGTACCGCCCCGGCTCGGACATCGCGCAGGACTTTCAGGCGGTGACGGACACGCTGCTCGACATCCTGGGCGTCTCGCGGCCCGCCCCGGTGGCGCCGTGA
- a CDS encoding ParB/RepB/Spo0J family partition protein, producing MKGRALPGLKSAAALAESLGEATFRRVPLSQISATPGFNPRGQYDPDAFSGERLQGLAASLRAEGMLNPLWLRTTPQGLALIAGERRFRAAGLAGLTVVPALVFGEVDDAQALRLAIIENGQREDLSIVDETFAGFTLLRQVTRLAQEDLVAHLNRVRKGREEDRFGLEALLRELYGTGVSVWSQQRARILAFTPAELEAVRTRQLDVKVAYELVGVKDPAIREQVLREAVQGGWNAARVRARVQELRTPEQAGGVKQAVRSLRADLPRLARLKGKKAQEGERLIQKLRALLDDAASSG from the coding sequence GTGAAGGGCCGCGCCCTGCCCGGGCTCAAGAGCGCGGCGGCCCTCGCCGAGAGCCTGGGGGAGGCCACCTTCCGGCGGGTGCCCCTCAGCCAGATCTCGGCGACGCCCGGCTTCAACCCCCGGGGCCAGTACGACCCGGACGCCTTCAGCGGGGAGCGGCTCCAGGGGCTGGCCGCCAGCCTGCGCGCCGAGGGGATGCTCAACCCCCTGTGGCTGAGAACCACTCCCCAGGGCCTGGCGCTGATCGCCGGGGAGCGCCGCTTCCGCGCGGCCGGGCTCGCGGGCCTCACGGTGGTCCCCGCCCTGGTCTTCGGCGAGGTGGACGACGCCCAGGCCCTGCGCCTCGCCATCATCGAGAACGGCCAGCGCGAGGACCTGTCCATCGTGGACGAGACCTTTGCCGGGTTCACCCTGCTGCGCCAGGTCACGCGGCTCGCCCAGGAGGACCTCGTCGCCCATCTCAACCGGGTCCGCAAGGGGAGGGAAGAGGACCGCTTCGGGCTGGAGGCCCTGCTGCGCGAGCTGTACGGCACGGGCGTGAGCGTCTGGTCCCAGCAGCGCGCCCGCATCCTGGCCTTCACCCCCGCCGAGCTGGAGGCCGTCCGCACCCGCCAACTCGATGTCAAGGTCGCCTACGAGCTGGTGGGCGTGAAGGACCCGGCGATCCGCGAACAGGTGCTGCGCGAGGCCGTGCAAGGGGGCTGGAACGCGGCGCGGGTCAGGGCCCGGGTGCAGGAACTCAGGACACCCGAACAGGCTGGAGGGGTGAAACAGGCGGTCAGGAGCTTGCGGGCCGACCTTCCCCGGCTGGCCCGTCTCAAGGGCAAGAAGGCGCAGGAAGGGGAGAGGCTGATCCAGAAACTGCGGGCATTGCTGGACGACGCCGCCTCTTCTGGATAG
- a CDS encoding replication initiator protein A gives MSRVSKKRKVTPAAPADIDRFDEANSARLGLICVQERIPSDYTRWDVQFVIDDRNARLTCISPSEYGGVPHGLDGDFATILNVMYLEQGAPEDGSVHTTAYQMLQRAGFADSGQYYAALQESLDRLKGATYTASESWRDHKRQRWTTVKFNIIEQIIADTQGDTSFGSGTSLKIQLARPVVQSIRERYLKPLDMTFVLSLKRSLTRSLYRVLDAHRYDPHNPQEPAATFRIQLQQWARECKLRETVPARIKRNLESAHTELVERGYLRSVTYEGTRAETVIVYEFGDLPATPPAPEPVIEVIPDAPVIDALRRYGVAPSVARKLVKDKGEQHVTTRLEKFEAMIRDGYQARSRSALLVDVIRDEEGKYPEPESLAPPPQPERPPARTRTELARREQEETERLTTAVEREFLALPPDEQAVRAVTQVRLFVGRELKEEHLRRLLIAMQAGEVVPYTMYREVTRAASELRLPEFAEEIRNIYGR, from the coding sequence GTGTCACGTGTTTCCAAGAAACGCAAGGTCACTCCCGCCGCTCCCGCCGACATCGACCGCTTCGATGAGGCCAACTCCGCGCGTCTGGGCCTGATCTGCGTTCAGGAACGCATCCCCAGCGACTACACCCGCTGGGACGTGCAGTTCGTGATTGACGACCGCAACGCCCGGCTGACCTGCATCTCGCCCAGCGAGTACGGGGGCGTGCCGCACGGCCTGGACGGTGACTTCGCCACGATCCTCAACGTGATGTACCTGGAGCAGGGCGCCCCGGAGGACGGCTCGGTGCACACGACGGCGTACCAGATGTTGCAGCGGGCGGGTTTTGCCGATTCCGGCCAGTACTACGCCGCCTTGCAGGAGAGCCTCGACCGCCTCAAGGGCGCGACCTACACGGCGAGCGAGTCGTGGCGCGACCACAAGCGGCAACGCTGGACGACGGTGAAGTTCAACATCATCGAGCAGATCATCGCCGACACGCAGGGGGACACCTCGTTCGGGAGCGGGACCAGCCTCAAGATCCAGCTTGCCCGCCCGGTCGTGCAGAGCATCCGCGAGCGGTATCTCAAGCCGCTGGACATGACCTTCGTGCTCAGCCTCAAGCGGTCCTTGACACGCAGCCTGTACCGGGTGCTGGACGCGCACCGCTACGATCCCCACAATCCCCAGGAACCGGCGGCGACCTTCCGCATCCAGCTTCAGCAGTGGGCGCGCGAGTGCAAGCTGCGCGAGACGGTGCCCGCCCGCATCAAGCGCAACCTGGAGAGTGCCCACACCGAACTCGTGGAGCGCGGCTACCTGCGGTCGGTGACGTATGAGGGAACCCGGGCCGAGACGGTGATCGTCTACGAGTTCGGCGACCTGCCCGCCACGCCGCCCGCCCCGGAGCCGGTGATCGAGGTGATTCCCGACGCGCCGGTGATCGACGCGCTGCGCCGCTACGGGGTGGCCCCCTCGGTGGCGCGCAAGCTGGTGAAGGACAAGGGCGAGCAGCACGTGACCACCCGCCTGGAGAAGTTCGAGGCGATGATCCGTGACGGCTACCAGGCCCGCAGCCGGAGTGCCCTCCTCGTGGACGTGATCCGCGACGAGGAGGGGAAGTACCCGGAACCCGAGAGCCTGGCCCCGCCGCCCCAGCCCGAACGCCCCCCGGCCAGGACGCGCACCGAACTCGCCCGCCGCGAGCAGGAGGAGACCGAGCGTCTGACCACGGCGGTCGAGCGCGAGTTCCTGGCCCTGCCCCCCGATGAGCAGGCGGTGCGCGCCGTGACCCAGGTGCGCCTCTTCGTCGGGCGGGAGCTGAAGGAAGAACACCTGCGGCGGCTCCTGATCGCCATGCAGGCGGGCGAGGTCGTGCCCTACACGATGTACCGCGAGGTGACCCGCGCCGCCTCCGAACTGCGCCTCCCCGAGTTCGCCGAGGAGATTCGGAACATCTACGGGCGGTGA